The nucleotide sequence CGTTCGGTTCACCAGCCTTTACGCTCACGGGTGTGAACGCTTCCGTCAGCAACGACCCGACCGCCGCGGCGACCACCGCCGCCCGGCGCCTGCAGGAGATCACCGGCACCGCGTCGCACGACATCGCGCTGGTCATGGGCTCCGGGTGGGTGCCCGCCGCCGACATGCTCGGTGCGGCCCGGCAGGAGTTCCCGGTGACCGACCTGCCCGGTTTCCCGGCGCCGATGGTCGAGGGACACGCCGGAAGGATCCGCTCCCTCACCGTCGGCGACCGCCGGGCGCTGGTGTTCCTGGGACGCACACACCTGTACGAGGGCCGCGGCGTCGCCGCCGTGGTGCACGGGGTCCGCACGGCGGTCGCCGCGGGCTGCAAGACCATCGTCCTGACGAACGGCTGCGGCGGGCTTCGCCCGTCCTTCGTGCCCGGCCAGCCGGTCCTCATCTCGGACCACATCAACCTGACCGCGACGTCGCCGATCATCGGCGCCAACTTCGTCGACCTCACCGACCTCTACTCGCCGCGCCTGCGCGAGCTGTGCCGCGCGGTCGAGCCGAGCCTCGAAGAGGGCGTGTACGTGCAGTTCCCCGGCCCGCACTACGAGACCCCGGCGGAGATCGGCATGGTCCGCGCGATCGGCGGCCACCTCGTCGGGATGTCCACCACGCTGGAGGCGATCGCGGCCCGCGAGGCCGGGGCCGAGGTGCTCGGCATCTCGCTGGTCACGAACCTCGCCGCGGGCATGACCGGCGAACCCCTGAACCACGAGGAGGTCCTGGAGGCCGGGCGCGCGTCGGCCGTGCGCATGGGGCGCCTCCTCGCGGAAGTGCTGCCCAGAATCTGAGACTTGGCCGTTTGGCGGCGAGCACGACGGAACAAAGATC is from Yinghuangia sp. ASG 101 and encodes:
- a CDS encoding purine-nucleoside phosphorylase, whose product is MNASVSNDPTAAATTAARRLQEITGTASHDIALVMGSGWVPAADMLGAARQEFPVTDLPGFPAPMVEGHAGRIRSLTVGDRRALVFLGRTHLYEGRGVAAVVHGVRTAVAAGCKTIVLTNGCGGLRPSFVPGQPVLISDHINLTATSPIIGANFVDLTDLYSPRLRELCRAVEPSLEEGVYVQFPGPHYETPAEIGMVRAIGGHLVGMSTTLEAIAAREAGAEVLGISLVTNLAAGMTGEPLNHEEVLEAGRASAVRMGRLLAEVLPRI